A genomic stretch from Cellulomonas sp. KRMCY2 includes:
- a CDS encoding NAD-dependent succinate-semialdehyde dehydrogenase, producing the protein MATTHPSPVPATLAAHLPTGLLIGGHWRRATGGGTFAVHDPATGAELFDVADATPADGLAALAAADEALPAWRAVAPRDRAELLRAVFEQVVARIDDFAALITAEGGKPLAESRAEVTYGAEYVRWYSEQAVRINGLVRTAPAGTNRQLVLQRGVGPALLITPWNFPLAMATRKIAPALAAGCTVVVKPAGLTPLTTALFAEVVRSELAARGLPAGVINVVPTSSSGALTEPLLADPRLRKLSFTGSTEVGRVLLRGAAQGVLRTSMELGGNAPFLVFDDADIPAAVQGAVAAKMRNAGQTCVAANRFLVHESVADEFAQGLAAAFGDLVVGPGSAPGTTVGPLIESRAVDRVAEVVAEAVDGGARVAIGGDRPAGRGSFYNPTVLTGVDPAARAVREEIFGPVAPIVTFGTEDEALDLANSTEFGLVAYAYTRDVGRVFRVAERIESGMLGVNRGMISDASAPFGGVKSSGLGREGGEAGIEEYLESIYVAL; encoded by the coding sequence ATGGCAACGACGCACCCATCGCCGGTTCCTGCGACCCTCGCCGCGCACCTGCCGACCGGCCTGCTGATCGGCGGTCACTGGCGCCGGGCGACCGGCGGCGGCACGTTCGCCGTGCACGACCCGGCCACCGGCGCAGAGCTCTTCGACGTGGCGGACGCGACGCCGGCCGACGGTCTCGCCGCCCTGGCCGCAGCGGACGAGGCCCTGCCGGCCTGGCGCGCCGTCGCACCCCGCGACCGCGCGGAGCTGCTGCGGGCGGTCTTCGAGCAGGTCGTCGCCCGGATCGACGACTTCGCGGCCCTGATCACCGCCGAGGGCGGCAAGCCGCTCGCCGAGTCACGGGCCGAGGTGACCTACGGCGCCGAGTACGTCCGGTGGTACTCCGAGCAGGCGGTCCGGATCAACGGGCTGGTCCGCACCGCGCCCGCCGGCACGAACCGGCAGCTCGTGCTGCAGCGCGGCGTCGGACCTGCGCTGCTCATCACACCGTGGAACTTCCCGCTGGCGATGGCGACCCGGAAGATCGCACCCGCGCTGGCGGCGGGCTGCACCGTCGTGGTCAAGCCGGCCGGTCTCACCCCGCTGACCACCGCACTGTTCGCCGAGGTCGTGCGCAGCGAGCTCGCCGCCCGCGGCCTGCCGGCCGGGGTCATCAACGTCGTGCCGACGTCGTCCTCCGGCGCCCTGACCGAGCCCCTGCTCGCCGACCCGAGGCTGCGCAAGCTCTCCTTCACCGGATCGACGGAGGTCGGCCGGGTGCTGCTGCGCGGTGCCGCCCAGGGCGTCCTGCGGACCTCGATGGAGCTGGGCGGCAACGCACCGTTCCTGGTGTTCGACGACGCCGACATCCCGGCCGCCGTCCAGGGCGCCGTCGCGGCCAAGATGCGCAACGCCGGACAGACCTGCGTCGCGGCGAACCGGTTCCTCGTGCACGAGTCCGTCGCCGACGAGTTCGCGCAGGGCCTCGCTGCGGCCTTCGGCGACCTGGTGGTCGGCCCGGGCTCGGCACCGGGGACGACCGTCGGGCCCCTGATCGAGTCCCGTGCCGTCGACCGGGTGGCCGAGGTCGTGGCCGAGGCGGTCGACGGCGGCGCCCGCGTGGCGATCGGCGGGGACCGGCCGGCCGGGCGCGGCTCCTTCTACAACCCGACAGTCCTGACCGGCGTCGACCCCGCGGCCCGGGCCGTCCGCGAGGAGATCTTCGGCCCGGTGGCCCCGATCGTCACGTTCGGCACCGAGGACGAGGCGCTCGACCTGGCCAACAGCACCGAGTTCGGCCTGGTCGCCTACGCCTACACCCGGGACGTCGGGCGGGTCTTCCGGGTCGCCGAGCGCATCGAGTCCGGGATGCTGGGCGTCAACCGCGGCATGATCTCGGACGCGAGCGCGCCCTTCGGCGGCGTCAAGTCGTCCGGGCTCGGCCGCGAGGGCGGGGAGGCCGGGATCGAGGAGTACCTCGAGAGCATCTACGTCGCCCTGTGA
- a CDS encoding AzlC family ABC transporter permease yields the protein MTDPDDRPPAPGPAEHEPPVGRAVAVRQALSVSAATGVYGISFGALSVTAGLDLWQTMALSLLMFTGGSQFAFIGVLGAGGGAGAAVATAGLLGARNALYGAALAPLVGGRGPRGWAAAQLTIDESMAVATAQPDRAAAQTGFWWTGLGVFALWNVFTVAGAVVGDALGDPTRWGLDAAAAAAFLGLLWPRLASRTAQLVAAGAVVVALLLTPVAPAGVPVLAAAAVAVAAGWRGPGPRLSRDPERVVR from the coding sequence GTGACCGACCCCGACGACCGCCCGCCGGCTCCCGGCCCCGCGGAGCACGAGCCGCCAGTCGGCCGCGCCGTCGCCGTGCGGCAGGCCCTGTCGGTCTCGGCCGCGACCGGCGTGTACGGGATCTCCTTCGGTGCGCTGTCCGTCACCGCAGGACTCGACCTGTGGCAGACGATGGCGCTGAGCCTGCTGATGTTCACCGGTGGCTCGCAGTTCGCCTTCATCGGTGTGCTCGGCGCCGGCGGAGGCGCGGGGGCCGCCGTGGCGACCGCGGGGCTGCTCGGCGCCCGCAACGCCCTCTACGGCGCTGCGCTCGCCCCGCTGGTCGGTGGCCGCGGCCCACGAGGGTGGGCGGCCGCCCAGCTCACCATCGACGAGTCGATGGCCGTGGCGACCGCCCAGCCGGACCGGGCAGCGGCACAGACCGGCTTCTGGTGGACCGGGCTCGGCGTCTTCGCACTGTGGAACGTGTTCACCGTCGCCGGTGCTGTCGTGGGCGACGCTCTCGGCGACCCGACCCGCTGGGGACTGGACGCCGCGGCAGCGGCCGCGTTCCTCGGACTGCTCTGGCCCCGCCTGGCGAGCCGCACGGCCCAGCTCGTCGCGGCGGGCGCCGTCGTCGTGGCCCTGCTGCTGACGCCGGTCGCGCCGGCCGGGGTACCGGTCCTGGCAGCCGCAGCGGTCGCGGTGGCCGCGGGCTGGCGCGGACCCGGGCCCCGGCTGAGCCGCGACCCGGAACGGGTGGTCCGATGA
- a CDS encoding AzlD domain-containing protein, with amino-acid sequence MSGYLATWVAVVAASLLCFAIKLVGHRVPEHWLAQPRVARIASLVTVALLGALVAVQTFTSDGRVVVDARLVALACAALALALRAPFIVVVVLAAVVAAVVRALT; translated from the coding sequence ATGAGCGGCTACCTCGCCACCTGGGTGGCCGTCGTCGCCGCCTCCCTGCTCTGCTTCGCCATCAAGCTCGTCGGCCACCGGGTGCCGGAGCACTGGCTCGCGCAGCCCAGGGTCGCCCGCATCGCGAGCCTCGTCACGGTCGCCCTCCTCGGCGCCCTCGTCGCGGTGCAGACCTTCACCAGCGACGGCCGGGTGGTGGTCGACGCCCGGCTCGTCGCGCTGGCGTGCGCGGCCCTCGCGCTCGCCCTGCGGGCACCGTTCATCGTCGTCGTGGTGCTCGCCGCCGTGGTCGCCGCGGTGGTCCGGGCGCTGACGTGA
- a CDS encoding GNAT family N-acetyltransferase: protein MALFREQADVSVRPSIAPDDAAIARVQLRAWRSAHATLLGAELLEHLDVAAVREQWARAITAPPSPAHHVLVACDGARVVGFAAALPVEDGVEIAALEVDPDHQRGGHGSRLLAACVDLARESGARHVQTWVLDGDDAREQFLGGAGLGPDGAQRELGVGAGPDDRTRPVTERRWVAEI from the coding sequence GTGGCACTCTTCCGTGAGCAGGCAGACGTCTCGGTGCGCCCGTCGATCGCACCGGACGACGCGGCGATCGCCCGGGTGCAGCTGAGGGCGTGGCGCTCGGCCCACGCCACCCTGCTCGGGGCGGAGCTGCTCGAACACCTGGACGTGGCGGCCGTGCGGGAGCAGTGGGCGCGCGCGATCACCGCTCCGCCGTCACCGGCGCACCACGTCCTCGTCGCGTGCGACGGCGCCCGCGTCGTCGGCTTCGCCGCCGCCCTGCCGGTCGAGGACGGCGTGGAGATCGCCGCGCTCGAGGTCGACCCGGACCACCAGCGTGGCGGGCACGGCTCGCGTCTGCTGGCCGCATGCGTCGACCTGGCCCGCGAGTCCGGCGCGCGGCACGTGCAGACGTGGGTGCTCGACGGCGACGACGCCCGCGAGCAGTTCCTGGGCGGGGCCGGGCTCGGCCCCGACGGTGCCCAGCGCGAGCTCGGGGTCGGCGCGGGGCCGGACGACCGGACGCGGCCGGTCACCGAGCGGCGCTGGGTCGCCGAGATCTGA